GTGCTGGCGTCTAGGGGACGGAGGTCGGGGTCCGCCCGTGGGGTCGTCGGGACCGGTCCCGGGCCGAAACTTCGTGGGGCCGTGGGAATTTATCGAGGACGGTTTGACTTTGCGCGGCGGCGGTTTTAGTTTTACACGGGGCATCGGGACAAGGACGCTATGAGTCAGCCGGTTTCGGGAAGTAAACGCAAAGTCTTGGTTGTCGACGATGACCCCCAGATCCGAAAGATCCTGGAAAGGATGCTGATCGGCCCGAGCTACGACGTGCGCACCGCCGTGGACGGGCTCACCGCCTTGAGCCAGGTCCGCGAAGATCCCCCCGACCTGGTGATACTCGACATCATGATGCCGGGCATGTCCGGCATCGAGGTCTGCCGGCAGATTCGCGAGTCCAACCCCGAGCACCCCATCCAAGTCTTGATGCTTTCCGCCAAAGACTCCCAGGCCGACCGGCGCCGCGCCCTCGAGTACGGCGCCAACGACTACGTCACCAAGCCCTTCCACATCGCCTCGCTGGTGCGGAAGATCCAGTATATGTTCGAGA
This genomic window from Deltaproteobacteria bacterium PRO3 contains:
- a CDS encoding response regulator — protein: MSQPVSGSKRKVLVVDDDPQIRKILERMLIGPSYDVRTAVDGLTALSQVREDPPDLVILDIMMPGMSGIEVCRQIRESNPEHPIQVLMLSAKDSQADRRRALEYGANDYVTKPFHIASLVRKIQYMFEKQGI